One segment of Tachyglossus aculeatus isolate mTacAcu1 chromosome 16, mTacAcu1.pri, whole genome shotgun sequence DNA contains the following:
- the HMGCL gene encoding hydroxymethylglutaryl-CoA lyase, mitochondrial isoform X1: MGPGGAGLAWRLAGASAAAAFSSSSSSSSSSFRALSSAVAEGFPKRVKVVEVGPRDGLQNEKGVVPTPVKIQLIDMLSDAGLPVIEATSFVSPKWVPQMADHVQVLQGIRRSPGVAYPVLTPNLKGFEAALAAGATEVSIFGAASEPFSKKNINCSIDESLQRFGEVLTAAKGAGVPVRGYVSCVLGCPYQGKVAPAKVAEVSKKMYSMGCYEISLGDTIGVGTPGGMKDMLSAVLGEVPGEALAVHCHDTYGQALANVLMALQMGVKVVDSSVAGLGGCPYAQGASGNVATEDLVYMLHGLGVQTGVNLQKLMEAGAFICRALNRRTNSKVAQASCKL, translated from the exons ATGGGGCCGGGCGGGGCGGGCCTGGCGTGGAGGTTGGCGGGGGCCTCGGCCGCAGcagccttctcttcctcatcctcctcctcctcctcctccttccgggCC CTTAGCTCCGCCGTGGCCGAGGGCTTCCCGAAGCGGGTGAAGGTCGTCGAGGTCGGACCCCGGGACGGGCTGCAGAACGAAAAG GGGGTTGTCCCGACGCCGGTGAAGATCCAGCTGATCGACATGCTGTCGGACGCCGGCCTCCCGGTCATCGAAGCCACCAGCTTCGTGTCCCCCAAGTGGGTCCCGCAG ATGGCGGATCACGTCCAAGTCCTGCAGGGAATCCGGCGCTCGCCTGGCGTCGCCTATCCGGTCCTGACGCCCAACCTTAAGGGATTCGAAGCCGCG TTGGCCGCCGGGGCCACGGAGGTGTCCATCTTCGGCGCCGCCTCCGAGCCGTTCTCCAAGAAGAACATCAACTGCAGCATCGACGAGAGCCTGCAGCGGTTCGGGGAGGTCCTGACCGCGGCCAAGGGGGCTGGTGTTCCCGTCCGGGG GTATGTGTCCTGTGTCCTCGGCTGCCCGTACCAAGGGAAGGTGGCACCGGCCAAGGTAGCGGAG GTCTCCAAGAAGATGTACTCGATGGGCTGCTACGAGATCTCGCTCGGCGACACCATCGGCGTGGGCACCCCGGGGGGCATGAAGGACATGCTGTCGGCCGTGCTGGGCGAGGTGCCCGGCGAGGCCCTGGCCGTTCACTGTCACGACACGTACGGGCAAGCCCTCGCCAACGTCCTGATGGCTCTGCAG ATGGGGGTGAAAGTGGTGGACTCCTCAGTCGCCGGTCTCGGGGGTTGCCCGTACGCCCAGGGCGCGTCAGGGAACGTGGCCACCGAGGACCTCGTCTACATGCTGCACGGGCTGGGCGTCCAAACG GGCGTGAACCTGCAGAAGCTGATGGAAGCGGGGGCCTTCATCTGCCGGGCCCTGAACCGCAGAACCAACTCCAAGGTGGCCCAGGCTTCCTGCAAGCTGTGA
- the HMGCL gene encoding hydroxymethylglutaryl-CoA lyase, mitochondrial isoform X2, translating to MADHVQVLQGIRRSPGVAYPVLTPNLKGFEAALAAGATEVSIFGAASEPFSKKNINCSIDESLQRFGEVLTAAKGAGVPVRGYVSCVLGCPYQGKVAPAKVAEVSKKMYSMGCYEISLGDTIGVGTPGGMKDMLSAVLGEVPGEALAVHCHDTYGQALANVLMALQMGVKVVDSSVAGLGGCPYAQGASGNVATEDLVYMLHGLGVQTGVNLQKLMEAGAFICRALNRRTNSKVAQASCKL from the exons ATGGCGGATCACGTCCAAGTCCTGCAGGGAATCCGGCGCTCGCCTGGCGTCGCCTATCCGGTCCTGACGCCCAACCTTAAGGGATTCGAAGCCGCG TTGGCCGCCGGGGCCACGGAGGTGTCCATCTTCGGCGCCGCCTCCGAGCCGTTCTCCAAGAAGAACATCAACTGCAGCATCGACGAGAGCCTGCAGCGGTTCGGGGAGGTCCTGACCGCGGCCAAGGGGGCTGGTGTTCCCGTCCGGGG GTATGTGTCCTGTGTCCTCGGCTGCCCGTACCAAGGGAAGGTGGCACCGGCCAAGGTAGCGGAG GTCTCCAAGAAGATGTACTCGATGGGCTGCTACGAGATCTCGCTCGGCGACACCATCGGCGTGGGCACCCCGGGGGGCATGAAGGACATGCTGTCGGCCGTGCTGGGCGAGGTGCCCGGCGAGGCCCTGGCCGTTCACTGTCACGACACGTACGGGCAAGCCCTCGCCAACGTCCTGATGGCTCTGCAG ATGGGGGTGAAAGTGGTGGACTCCTCAGTCGCCGGTCTCGGGGGTTGCCCGTACGCCCAGGGCGCGTCAGGGAACGTGGCCACCGAGGACCTCGTCTACATGCTGCACGGGCTGGGCGTCCAAACG GGCGTGAACCTGCAGAAGCTGATGGAAGCGGGGGCCTTCATCTGCCGGGCCCTGAACCGCAGAACCAACTCCAAGGTGGCCCAGGCTTCCTGCAAGCTGTGA
- the GALE gene encoding UDP-glucose 4-epimerase, translating to MAEEKVLVTGGAGYIGSHTVLELLEAGYVPVVVDNLHNAIRGAGGVPESLRRVEEVTGRTVEFEEADILDGAALRALFEKHHFTAVIHFAGLKAVGESVRRPLDYYRVNLTGTIQLLETMRAHGVRKLVFSSSATVYGAPRYLPLDEGHPVGGCTNPYGKSKFFIEEMVRDLCRAEEGWQAVLLRYFNPTGAHPSGRLGEDPQGIPNNLMPYVSQVAVGRREILSVFGNDYATEDGTGVRDYIHVVDLAKGHIAALGKLKENCGCKVYNLGTGTGYSVLQMVGAMEKASGKTIPYRVVARRDGDVAACYADPKLAEEELGWKAAFGLDKMCEDLWRWQKNNPHGFSATA from the exons ATGGCGGAGGAGAAGGTCCTGGTGACGGGCGGCGCCGGCTACATCGGCAGCCACACGGTGCTGGAGCTGCTGGAGGCGGGCTACGTCCCCGTGGTCGTCGACAACTTACACAACGCCATCCGGG GGGCCGGGGGCGTCCCCGAGAGCCTGCGCCGCGTGGAGGAGGTCACGGGGAGGACCGTGGAGTTCGAGGAAGCGGACATACTGGACGGGGCGGCCCTGCGGGCGCTCTTTGAGAAG CACCACTTCACGGCCGTGATCCACTTCGCGGGCCTGAAAGCGGTGGGAGAGTCGGTGCGGAGACCCCTGGACTACTACCGCGTCAACCTCACGGGAACCATCCAGCTGCTGGAG ACCATGCGCGCCCACGGGGTGCGGAAGCTGGTTTTCAGCAGCTCGGCCACGGTGTACGGGGCCCCCCGCTACCTCCCGCTGGACGAGGGCCACCCCGTCGGGGGCTGCACCAACCCCTACGGCAAGTCCAAGTTCTTCATCGAGGAGATGGTCCGGGACCTGTGCCGGGCCGAGGAg GGCTGGCAGGCCGTGCTGCTGCGTTACTTCAACCCCACCGGGGCCCACCCGTCGGGCCGCCTCGGCGAGGACCCCCAGGGCATCCCCAACAACCTGATGCCCTACGTCTCGCag GTGGCCGTCGGCCGGCGGGAGATCCTGAGCGTCTTCGGCAACGACTACGCCACGGAGGACGGGACAG GCGTCCGCGATTACATCCACGTGGTGGACCTGGCCAAAGGTCACATCGCTGCCCTGGGGAAGCTGAAGGAAAACTGCGGCTGCAAG GTCTATAACCTGGGCACGGGCACCGGCTACTCGGTGCTGCAGATGGTCGGGGCGATGGAGAAAGCGTCggggaagacg ATCCCCTACAGGGTCGTGGCCCGGAGGGACGGCGACGTGGCCGCCTGCTACGCCGACCCCAAGCTGGCCGAGGAGGAGCTGGGCTGGAAGGCCGCCTTCGGCCTGGATAAGATGT GTGAGGATCTGTGGCGTTGGCAGAAGAACAACCCTCACGGCTTCAGCGCCACGGCCTGA